A region from the Curtobacterium sp. MCBA15_012 genome encodes:
- a CDS encoding MDR family MFS transporter — MTQTATAPAAPTTSSNAVMNHRQILLVIYGLMAGMFLGALDQTIVGTAIRTIGDDLHGLDQQAWVTTGYLIASTVTTPIYGKLSDIFGRRPLFLTAIGIFIVGSFAASFSTSMLMLAGFRALQGLGAGGLMSLPLAIMGDMLAPRERAKYQGYFLAVFGISSVIGPLVGGLFAGASQILFVSGWRWVFLINVPIGIGALVMVLTFLHLPKFGDRKKPRIDWWGATLVIVTLVPLLLIAEQGREWGWDSPGAFACYGIGALGLIAFVIVERSMGDDAILPLKLFGSHVFSMAAVLSVLVGFGMFGAMLTIPLYLQIVKGVTPTESGFAMLPMVLGLMISSIASGQIISRTGRYQVFPITGTAFTAIGFTVLTFLTADRPLWFLMLGMFGIGLGLGQLMQTLTLAAQNSVSPRDIGVATSAATFFRQIGGTMGTAVLLSVLFSLMPTNITGAMQDESTLKPALNAALTPSVANASDNKGVMDQIWSKIVRPVQQNVQKGLDQGAAAAKQAADQAVTQKVTSAVQQQVASGAIPASAADAVIAQQVAAAKPQAEQQALETVAAKANAEVVDGTVQVDYSNADQRRAVVDEVAPKLVDQLKQGNTAASSGAGSATSDTSFLNGADPRLTRPFLVGFSSSAVVVYWVGLAVILLAFVLTWFFRVPPLRKVSALQEQADAAKGAQRAADDERSAADRLAADAQRAAANTGSLVTPDTGSMRTVPTSPDVAAQPRPAGSAVGSGRTGGASSSAAAGHGTRDQAVQTTHGAHAAPAPVDEPPAVTGALRTHPAHAAGTEAGSASRPDADEHPHGRHSAE; from the coding sequence ATGACCCAGACGGCGACCGCACCCGCGGCACCCACCACGTCCTCGAACGCGGTGATGAACCACCGGCAGATCCTGCTCGTGATCTACGGCCTCATGGCCGGCATGTTCCTCGGCGCCCTCGACCAGACCATCGTCGGCACCGCGATCCGCACGATCGGCGACGACCTGCACGGGCTCGACCAGCAGGCGTGGGTGACGACCGGGTACCTGATCGCCTCGACCGTCACGACCCCGATCTACGGCAAGCTCTCCGACATCTTCGGCCGCCGCCCGCTGTTCCTGACCGCGATCGGCATCTTCATCGTCGGCTCGTTCGCGGCGTCGTTCTCGACGTCGATGCTCATGCTCGCCGGGTTCCGCGCGCTGCAGGGCCTCGGCGCCGGTGGTCTGATGTCCCTGCCGCTGGCGATCATGGGCGACATGCTCGCCCCCCGCGAGCGCGCCAAGTACCAGGGCTACTTCCTGGCCGTGTTCGGCATCTCGTCCGTCATCGGTCCGCTGGTCGGCGGCCTGTTCGCCGGCGCGTCCCAGATCCTGTTCGTCAGCGGCTGGCGCTGGGTCTTCCTGATCAACGTCCCGATCGGCATCGGCGCGCTCGTCATGGTCCTCACGTTCCTGCACCTGCCGAAGTTCGGCGACCGCAAGAAGCCGCGGATCGACTGGTGGGGCGCGACCCTGGTCATCGTCACCCTCGTCCCGCTGCTCCTCATCGCCGAACAGGGCCGTGAGTGGGGCTGGGACTCCCCCGGCGCGTTCGCCTGCTACGGCATCGGCGCACTCGGGCTGATCGCCTTCGTCATCGTCGAGCGGTCGATGGGTGACGACGCGATCCTGCCGCTCAAGCTCTTCGGCTCGCACGTCTTCTCGATGGCCGCCGTGCTGAGCGTCCTCGTCGGCTTCGGCATGTTCGGCGCGATGCTCACCATCCCGCTGTACCTGCAGATCGTGAAGGGCGTCACGCCGACCGAGTCGGGCTTCGCGATGCTCCCGATGGTGCTCGGTCTGATGATCTCGTCGATCGCCTCCGGCCAGATCATCTCCCGCACCGGTCGGTACCAGGTGTTCCCGATCACGGGCACGGCCTTCACCGCGATCGGCTTCACCGTCCTGACGTTCCTGACGGCCGACCGACCGCTCTGGTTCCTCATGCTCGGCATGTTCGGCATCGGCCTCGGGCTCGGGCAGCTCATGCAGACGCTCACGCTCGCGGCGCAGAACTCCGTCAGCCCTCGGGACATCGGCGTCGCGACGAGCGCGGCGACGTTCTTCCGCCAGATCGGCGGCACGATGGGCACCGCGGTGCTGCTGTCGGTCCTGTTCTCCCTCATGCCGACGAACATCACCGGCGCGATGCAGGACGAGTCCACCCTCAAGCCCGCACTGAACGCCGCCCTGACACCCTCCGTCGCGAACGCGTCGGACAACAAGGGCGTGATGGACCAGATCTGGTCGAAGATCGTCCGCCCCGTGCAGCAGAACGTGCAGAAGGGTCTCGACCAGGGCGCCGCGGCGGCGAAGCAGGCGGCCGACCAGGCCGTGACGCAGAAGGTCACGTCCGCCGTGCAGCAGCAGGTCGCGTCCGGCGCGATCCCGGCCTCCGCAGCGGACGCCGTCATCGCCCAGCAGGTGGCCGCCGCGAAGCCGCAGGCCGAGCAGCAGGCGCTCGAGACGGTCGCCGCGAAGGCGAACGCCGAGGTCGTCGACGGCACGGTGCAGGTCGACTACAGCAACGCCGACCAGCGCCGCGCCGTCGTGGACGAGGTCGCGCCGAAGCTCGTCGACCAGCTGAAGCAGGGCAACACCGCCGCGAGCTCGGGAGCCGGGTCCGCCACGAGCGACACCTCGTTCCTGAACGGCGCCGACCCGCGGCTCACCCGTCCGTTCCTCGTCGGGTTCAGCAGCTCGGCGGTGGTCGTCTACTGGGTCGGCCTCGCCGTGATCCTGCTCGCCTTCGTCCTGACCTGGTTCTTCCGCGTGCCGCCGCTCCGCAAGGTCTCGGCGCTGCAGGAACAGGCCGACGCCGCGAAGGGTGCGCAGCGCGCCGCCGACGACGAGCGGTCCGCCGCGGACCGTCTGGCCGCCGACGCCCAGCGGGCCGCGGCGAACACCGGATCACTCGTGACGCCCGACACCGGCTCGATGCGCACCGTCCCGACCTCACCGGACGTCGCGGCGCAGCCCCGCCCCGCCGGCTCGGCGGTCGGGTCCGGTCGGACGGGAGGCGCGTCCTCCTCCGCCGCTGCGGGTCACGGGACGCGCGACCAGGCCGTCCAGACGACGCACGGCGCGCACGCGGCCCCGGCACCCGTCGACGAGCCGCCCGCGGTCACCGGCGCGCTGCGCACGCACCCGGCGCACGCCGCCGGGACCGAGGCGGGCAGCGCCTCCCGACCGGACGCCGACGAGCACCCGCACGGGCGGCACTCGGCCGAGTAG
- the pgm gene encoding phosphoglucomutase (alpha-D-glucose-1,6-bisphosphate-dependent), translated as MNDRAGTPATADDLVDLDALLAAYHERVPDVSIPEQKVVFGTSGHRGSSLDTAFNDTHIAAITQAIVEYRTQQGTDGPLFIGRDTHALSAPAEQTALQVLAANGVRVLVDDADGFVPTPALSHAIIRYNRAGNPDTADGIVITPSHNPPRDGGFKYNPPHGGPADSDATSWIADRANAIIAGGNAQVRRQETTDAEGYDYLGTYVADLEHIIDIDAIKRAGVRIGADPLGGASLPYWERIRDHYGLDLTVVNPEVDPTWAFMTLDWDGKIRMDPSSASAMASVVARKDEFDVLTGNDADSDRHGIVTPDAGLMNPNHYLAVAIEYLYAHRPEWRDDAAIGKTLVSSSIIDRVAESLGRRLWEVPVGFKWFVPGLIDGSVAFGGEESAGASFLRKDGTAWTTDKDGIILALLASEITAVTGKTPSQLYAELTERFGAPVYQRVDAAASKEQKARLSKLDGDAITADTLAGDPITAKLSKAPGNDAAVGGVKVVTDKAWFAARPSGTEDVYKIYAESFVGQEHLEQVQREAKEIVDAALGA; from the coding sequence ATGAACGACCGCGCCGGCACCCCCGCGACCGCAGACGACCTCGTCGACCTCGACGCCCTCCTGGCCGCGTACCACGAGCGTGTCCCGGACGTGTCGATCCCCGAGCAGAAGGTGGTGTTCGGCACGTCCGGGCACCGCGGTTCCTCGCTCGACACCGCGTTCAACGACACGCACATCGCCGCCATCACGCAGGCGATCGTCGAGTACCGCACGCAGCAGGGCACCGACGGTCCGCTCTTCATCGGCCGTGACACGCACGCGCTCTCGGCTCCCGCCGAGCAGACCGCGCTGCAGGTGCTCGCCGCGAACGGCGTCCGCGTGCTCGTCGACGACGCCGACGGCTTCGTCCCGACCCCGGCCCTGAGCCACGCGATCATCCGGTACAACCGCGCGGGCAACCCCGACACGGCCGACGGCATCGTGATCACGCCGAGCCACAACCCGCCGCGGGACGGTGGCTTCAAGTACAACCCGCCGCACGGCGGCCCCGCCGACAGCGACGCCACGTCGTGGATCGCCGACCGGGCGAACGCGATCATCGCCGGCGGGAACGCCCAGGTGCGCCGCCAGGAGACCACCGACGCCGAGGGCTACGACTACCTCGGCACGTACGTCGCCGACCTCGAGCACATCATCGACATCGACGCGATCAAGCGCGCGGGCGTCCGGATCGGGGCGGACCCGCTCGGTGGCGCCTCGCTGCCGTACTGGGAGCGCATCCGCGACCACTACGGACTCGACCTGACCGTGGTGAACCCCGAGGTCGACCCGACGTGGGCGTTCATGACGCTCGACTGGGACGGCAAGATCCGGATGGACCCGTCGAGCGCGAGCGCGATGGCGTCCGTCGTGGCCCGCAAGGACGAGTTCGACGTCCTCACCGGCAACGACGCCGACTCCGACCGCCACGGCATCGTCACGCCCGACGCCGGGCTGATGAACCCGAACCACTACCTCGCGGTCGCGATCGAGTACCTGTACGCGCACCGCCCGGAGTGGCGCGACGACGCCGCCATCGGCAAGACCCTGGTGTCGTCGAGCATCATCGACCGCGTCGCGGAGTCGCTCGGCCGTCGGCTGTGGGAGGTCCCGGTCGGCTTCAAGTGGTTCGTGCCCGGGCTGATCGACGGCTCGGTCGCGTTCGGTGGCGAGGAGTCCGCGGGCGCCTCGTTCCTGCGCAAGGACGGCACCGCCTGGACGACCGACAAGGACGGCATCATCCTGGCGCTCCTGGCGTCGGAGATCACCGCCGTGACGGGCAAGACCCCGTCGCAGCTGTACGCCGAGCTCACCGAGCGGTTCGGCGCGCCGGTCTACCAGCGCGTCGACGCCGCGGCGAGCAAGGAGCAGAAGGCCCGCCTGTCGAAGCTCGACGGTGACGCGATCACCGCCGACACGCTCGCCGGCGACCCGATCACCGCGAAGCTGTCGAAGGCGCCGGGCAACGACGCCGCGGTCGGCGGCGTGAAGGTCGTCACCGACAAGGCCTGGTTCGCGGCCCGGCCCTCCGGTACCGAGGACGTCTACAAGATCTACGCGGAGAGCTTCGTCGGGCAGGAGCACCTCGAGCAGGTGCAGCGCGAGGCGAAGGAGATCGTGGACGCCGCACTCGGCGCCTGA
- a CDS encoding DUF6177 family protein produces MTIVRADAALAARLGHDGERVVETAPGAVLSWPALHLLAEHGWRWRPAAGAGDAGAPVGDLLHVDLTVEHAPSPRTLLGPASERFLAALGRRPSWSRHEGDAPLTAASVTEIAERRSPAPTTFVVGGADRGVGGLLVVERGPRSVFETLRVVVAIDDPGGLRDGLEAGLRSASLGRHPQSGLFSTSRGRVDGVTDAVLRGPVTPLAVFAGARALRARGLTASVAALGGRPVGPVRTPGALFWFDGAEPERWRAAAHLAREVRGDRLRPGPVPGHDGGRTGEVR; encoded by the coding sequence ATGACGATCGTCCGCGCGGACGCGGCGCTCGCGGCTCGGCTGGGACACGACGGGGAACGCGTCGTCGAGACCGCGCCGGGCGCGGTGCTGTCGTGGCCAGCGCTCCACCTGCTCGCGGAGCACGGGTGGCGGTGGCGGCCGGCGGCGGGAGCGGGGGACGCGGGCGCGCCGGTCGGTGACCTCCTCCACGTCGACCTGACGGTCGAGCACGCTCCGTCGCCGCGCACCCTGCTCGGTCCCGCGTCGGAACGCTTCCTCGCGGCCCTCGGCCGACGACCGTCGTGGTCGCGGCACGAGGGCGACGCGCCGCTCACCGCCGCTTCCGTCACCGAGATCGCCGAACGTCGGTCGCCCGCGCCGACGACGTTCGTCGTCGGCGGGGCCGACCGGGGCGTCGGCGGGCTGCTCGTCGTCGAACGCGGCCCGCGGTCGGTGTTCGAGACCCTCCGTGTCGTGGTCGCGATCGACGACCCGGGCGGCCTGCGTGACGGACTGGAGGCGGGCCTCCGGTCGGCGAGTCTGGGTCGCCACCCGCAGTCCGGCCTGTTCTCGACCAGCCGTGGTCGCGTCGACGGTGTCACCGACGCGGTCCTGCGGGGACCGGTGACACCGCTCGCGGTGTTCGCCGGGGCGCGCGCCCTGCGGGCGCGGGGCCTGACGGCCTCCGTCGCGGCACTCGGCGGTCGTCCCGTCGGTCCGGTGCGGACCCCCGGAGCGCTCTTCTGGTTCGACGGCGCGGAACCCGAGCGGTGGCGTGCCGCGGCCCACCTGGCCCGGGAGGTCCGTGGTGACAGGTTGCGGCCCGGCCCGGTGCCGGGTCACGATGGAGGTCGGACGGGGGAGGTTCGATGA
- a CDS encoding DUF6507 family protein, with protein MSAAGWKIDPAGVRGVLDGMQTSLDGTATALRSVQTGVADAAGGAGAVVGEALGAFVAQVADDVEQVTLRLVGGVQGVRGALGAYEQGDLQMAADVQRAGTTAHETNDLSVLARSAAEPGGTSVPGSDR; from the coding sequence ATGAGTGCAGCGGGTTGGAAGATCGATCCCGCCGGTGTTCGGGGCGTGCTCGACGGCATGCAGACGTCGCTGGACGGGACGGCCACCGCACTGCGGTCGGTGCAGACCGGGGTCGCGGACGCTGCGGGCGGGGCCGGAGCCGTCGTCGGCGAGGCCCTCGGTGCGTTCGTCGCGCAGGTGGCGGACGACGTCGAGCAGGTCACGCTGCGACTCGTGGGCGGCGTGCAGGGCGTCCGCGGTGCCCTGGGCGCCTACGAGCAGGGCGATCTGCAGATGGCAGCCGACGTCCAGCGCGCCGGCACGACCGCGCACGAGACCAACGACCTGTCGGTGCTCGCGCGCTCGGCGGCCGAGCCAGGTGGCACGAGCGTGCCCGGGAGCGACCGGTGA
- a CDS encoding RNase A-like domain-containing protein has product MSGVAIGDHGLVDPDGIPGADLDLAAVSSAASTISGGGDSLRTVADEIPGRWHALAGVYEAPESGQVLALMDPVVADTHTIGAAARGVAKALDTYASDAAGPKRQLDDLRVEAAAFRARVQGSVPKVTSPYAMSTGPQVDGSWNAYGATRTDPTPKDTMVPWYEDVVTKHENDELIRRINAQVALLEQAQADCATAIKKASGATLAGAYVAPAENDLNARGVDLPWSAVGTAEGKTCGEQFSEGALDELLNSMESGIHMLGFDNQGVWSTDTLGSTWGGVLDGAATLGLFLSPFAWLDAAADRNGAAAKAHDAAGKAIGDWWAEAQEHPGAAAGAAAMGLGLGAAGPGGVAKDTAKAAELAEGLGKLGLHGLSRDVRSWVENGASKESIDALHDLVDRTYRDYTGSEHFTPGTGAGDGAFDQMLRGEMAKFVDEHPDLIRPHDEGSLPHGVESKPFIDAGGLAAAEKAGGHTLSRHVREDLHGQELDDWIRSRKGGTIRNSAWTVPVEDVNRLVANDLDFNHGAVQEWIGQMQRGEIDLKTKAFEWPADRVVGRGYNPARTPKMHDDTVVRTVLKYVPGRNPPYVVLTAFPAPVI; this is encoded by the coding sequence GTGAGCGGCGTCGCGATCGGCGACCACGGGCTCGTCGACCCCGACGGCATCCCGGGCGCCGACCTCGACCTCGCGGCCGTGTCGTCCGCGGCGAGCACCATCTCCGGGGGAGGGGACTCCCTCCGGACCGTGGCCGACGAGATCCCCGGTCGGTGGCACGCCCTGGCCGGGGTCTACGAGGCGCCGGAGTCGGGGCAGGTGCTCGCCCTGATGGACCCGGTCGTCGCGGACACGCACACCATCGGAGCCGCGGCGCGCGGGGTGGCCAAGGCGCTCGACACGTACGCCTCCGACGCCGCGGGTCCGAAGCGGCAGCTCGACGACCTGCGCGTCGAGGCCGCGGCGTTCCGTGCCCGGGTCCAGGGCAGCGTCCCGAAGGTCACGTCTCCCTACGCCATGAGCACCGGCCCCCAGGTCGACGGGTCGTGGAACGCGTACGGCGCCACCCGCACCGACCCGACGCCGAAGGACACGATGGTGCCCTGGTACGAGGACGTCGTCACGAAGCACGAGAACGACGAGCTCATCCGTCGGATCAACGCCCAGGTCGCGCTGCTCGAGCAGGCGCAGGCCGACTGCGCGACGGCGATCAAGAAGGCGTCGGGGGCGACGCTCGCGGGCGCGTACGTCGCCCCCGCGGAGAACGACCTCAACGCACGCGGCGTGGACCTGCCGTGGAGCGCGGTGGGCACGGCCGAGGGGAAGACCTGCGGCGAGCAGTTCTCCGAGGGCGCGTTGGACGAGCTGCTCAACTCCATGGAGAGCGGCATCCACATGCTCGGGTTCGACAACCAGGGCGTCTGGTCGACCGACACCCTCGGCTCGACCTGGGGCGGGGTCCTCGACGGCGCGGCGACCCTCGGGCTCTTCCTGTCGCCGTTCGCCTGGTTGGACGCAGCGGCGGACCGCAACGGCGCGGCAGCGAAGGCGCACGACGCAGCAGGCAAGGCGATCGGCGACTGGTGGGCCGAGGCGCAGGAGCACCCCGGTGCCGCCGCCGGCGCAGCGGCGATGGGCCTCGGTCTCGGTGCCGCCGGTCCCGGCGGCGTGGCCAAGGACACCGCGAAGGCGGCCGAGCTCGCCGAGGGCCTCGGGAAGCTCGGGCTGCACGGGTTGAGCCGCGACGTGCGGTCGTGGGTGGAGAACGGCGCCTCGAAGGAGAGCATCGACGCACTGCACGACCTGGTGGACCGGACCTACCGGGACTACACGGGCAGCGAGCACTTCACCCCGGGCACGGGCGCGGGCGACGGGGCGTTCGACCAGATGCTCCGTGGCGAGATGGCGAAGTTCGTCGACGAGCACCCGGACCTGATCCGTCCGCACGACGAAGGATCCCTCCCGCACGGCGTCGAGTCGAAGCCCTTCATCGACGCGGGCGGGCTCGCGGCCGCCGAGAAGGCCGGCGGTCACACGTTGAGTCGGCACGTGCGGGAGGATCTGCACGGGCAGGAGCTCGATGACTGGATCCGATCCCGGAAGGGCGGGACGATCCGGAACAGCGCGTGGACCGTCCCGGTCGAGGACGTGAACCGCCTCGTCGCGAACGACCTCGACTTCAACCACGGAGCAGTGCAGGAGTGGATCGGACAGATGCAGCGAGGTGAGATCGACTTGAAGACCAAGGCCTTCGAGTGGCCGGCGGATCGCGTCGTCGGTCGTGGTTACAATCCCGCGAGGACCCCGAAGATGCACGACGACACGGTGGTGCGCACGGTGCTCAAGTACGTTCCCGGCCGCAATCCGCCGTACGTCGTCCTCACGGCGTTCCCGGCGCCGGTGATCTAG
- a CDS encoding contact-dependent growth inhibition system immunity protein, which produces MKPSLERLRELGALAPHVYDFLAAYFNYDWDLDYADAESLYADSLDRLRPTARDQYVAEARLLERELPDDESVLEYIYWVGAAIDFEGDFGVSPVEWLRGLVERLEHPRPLPSDHRESSSG; this is translated from the coding sequence GTGAAGCCCTCTCTCGAGCGTCTTCGCGAGCTCGGCGCGCTCGCGCCGCACGTCTACGACTTCCTGGCGGCGTACTTCAACTACGACTGGGACCTCGACTACGCCGACGCGGAGTCGCTGTACGCCGATTCCCTCGACCGTCTCAGGCCGACCGCCCGGGACCAGTACGTCGCGGAGGCCCGCCTGCTCGAGCGGGAACTGCCGGACGACGAGTCCGTTCTGGAGTACATCTACTGGGTCGGTGCGGCGATCGACTTCGAGGGGGACTTCGGGGTGAGCCCGGTCGAGTGGCTCCGTGGGCTGGTCGAACGGCTCGAACACCCGCGTCCGCTCCCGTCCGATCACCGGGAGTCGAGCAGCGGATGA
- a CDS encoding contact-dependent growth inhibition system immunity protein, which yields MSHSVRTGTSVFTCGTAEADRIVAEALDVNHLRIRAWVAAGCPSPLRVYAVSGAVTGRGMPFGWVQDLDAVRVVLTAAPDQPAGYTVLTAYPALSSTTALNFSAFDGFVGAYFHQDWADAPYRAADALEHFLAVTSHEDQQALLVDVRDLDEVLPDAAALGGRLVELDCNYVPEDDGLDDRTWLRQIAARIEDVLSC from the coding sequence GTGTCACACAGCGTCAGGACCGGCACCTCGGTGTTCACCTGCGGGACGGCTGAGGCAGACCGGATCGTCGCGGAAGCCCTCGACGTGAACCACCTGCGCATCCGCGCGTGGGTCGCCGCTGGCTGCCCGAGCCCACTCCGTGTCTACGCGGTGTCCGGTGCCGTCACCGGCCGCGGCATGCCGTTCGGCTGGGTCCAGGACCTCGACGCCGTCCGCGTGGTCCTGACCGCTGCTCCGGACCAGCCGGCCGGTTACACGGTCCTGACCGCCTACCCGGCGCTGTCGAGCACCACCGCGCTGAACTTCAGCGCGTTCGACGGCTTCGTCGGGGCCTACTTCCACCAGGACTGGGCGGACGCTCCCTACCGGGCCGCCGACGCGCTCGAACACTTCCTGGCCGTCACGTCGCACGAGGACCAGCAGGCGTTGCTCGTGGACGTGCGCGACCTTGACGAAGTGCTGCCGGACGCCGCAGCTCTCGGCGGACGGCTGGTCGAACTCGACTGCAACTACGTCCCCGAGGACGATGGCCTGGACGACCGGACGTGGTTGCGGCAGATCGCAGCACGCATCGAGGATGTGCTCTCGTGCTGA
- a CDS encoding contact-dependent growth inhibition system immunity protein, translated as MDLESLTKQYPHFWTLMGAYFNYDWRDEYETAERVYDDAFGRMNRGKLEEVDAELSAIAAEYRTDDEVERLLGTIDTGLDPSLDTGRTPAQWLGDLRRHVRGLLDAPDA; from the coding sequence GTGGACCTCGAATCGCTGACGAAGCAGTACCCGCACTTCTGGACCCTCATGGGCGCGTACTTCAACTACGACTGGCGCGACGAGTACGAGACGGCCGAGCGCGTGTACGACGACGCGTTCGGACGGATGAACCGCGGCAAGCTCGAGGAGGTCGATGCCGAACTCAGCGCCATCGCGGCCGAGTACCGCACCGACGACGAGGTCGAGCGGTTGCTCGGCACGATCGACACCGGCCTCGACCCGTCGCTCGACACCGGGCGGACCCCGGCACAGTGGCTCGGGGACCTGCGGCGACACGTACGAGGGCTCCTCGATGCGCCTGACGCCTGA
- a CDS encoding bifunctional 2-polyprenyl-6-hydroxyphenol methylase/3-demethylubiquinol 3-O-methyltransferase UbiG, protein MTMHDTVTFGAGGGEPYANALRTDGRIRLTDPARPDVHVTMDVGRWNAAADRVDRSLLDGADGPVIDIGCGPGRMLVAARNLGIPALGVDVSAEAVAIARRSGGTAVQGSVFDEIPSEGRWDTALVIDGNIGIGGDPVALLVRCAEIVRDGGRVVVETHTDPAADRSFEAHVVDADGNQSAAFPWAEVGIDALLGHAEVAGLRPRQSWTVGGRTFCELVA, encoded by the coding sequence ATGACGATGCACGACACCGTGACCTTCGGCGCCGGCGGGGGCGAGCCCTACGCGAACGCCCTCCGCACCGACGGCCGCATCCGCCTGACCGACCCGGCACGCCCGGACGTCCACGTGACGATGGACGTGGGCCGGTGGAACGCGGCGGCGGACCGGGTCGACCGGTCGCTGCTCGACGGCGCCGACGGCCCCGTCATCGACATCGGCTGCGGACCGGGCCGGATGCTCGTCGCGGCACGGAACCTCGGCATCCCCGCGCTCGGGGTGGACGTCTCCGCCGAGGCCGTCGCGATCGCCCGACGCTCCGGCGGCACGGCCGTGCAGGGGTCGGTGTTCGACGAGATCCCGAGCGAGGGCCGTTGGGACACCGCGCTCGTGATCGACGGCAACATCGGCATCGGCGGTGACCCCGTCGCCCTGCTCGTCCGCTGCGCCGAGATCGTGCGCGACGGCGGCCGGGTCGTCGTCGAGACGCACACCGACCCCGCTGCCGACCGGTCCTTCGAGGCGCACGTGGTGGACGCCGACGGCAACCAGAGCGCGGCGTTCCCGTGGGCCGAGGTCGGCATCGACGCGCTGCTCGGGCACGCCGAGGTCGCGGGCCTCCGACCGCGACAGAGCTGGACGGTCGGCGGACGGACGTTCTGCGAGCTCGTCGCCTGA
- a CDS encoding DUF2064 domain-containing protein yields MTDVTVVVVAKECLPGKVKTRLTPALTPAGAARVAAASLADTIATVRALPAARRVLLYDGVVLPEGTDDFEVLHQVGGGLDERLGAMFDAMTGPTLLVGMDTPQASTSDLAPVFDEPERDAWFGPAEDGGFWSLYLREPDGALLRGVPMSQDDTGAVQRSRLTEAGLDVGVLETLLDVDTVPDADRVAALVPESRFAAALRDETLTELAECGGTR; encoded by the coding sequence ATGACGGACGTCACGGTGGTCGTGGTGGCCAAGGAGTGCCTGCCCGGCAAGGTGAAGACCCGGCTGACGCCGGCGCTGACGCCGGCAGGCGCGGCACGCGTCGCGGCGGCGTCGCTGGCCGACACGATCGCCACGGTCCGCGCGCTCCCCGCCGCACGCCGCGTGCTGCTCTACGACGGGGTCGTGCTGCCCGAGGGCACCGACGACTTCGAGGTGCTGCACCAGGTCGGCGGCGGCCTGGACGAGCGGCTCGGCGCGATGTTCGACGCGATGACCGGTCCGACGCTCCTGGTCGGCATGGACACCCCGCAGGCGTCCACGTCCGACCTCGCCCCGGTGTTCGACGAGCCGGAGCGCGACGCGTGGTTCGGCCCGGCCGAGGACGGCGGCTTCTGGTCGCTCTACCTCCGCGAGCCCGACGGGGCCCTGCTCCGCGGCGTGCCGATGTCGCAGGACGACACCGGCGCGGTGCAGCGCTCGCGCCTGACCGAGGCCGGGCTCGACGTCGGCGTGCTCGAGACCCTGCTCGACGTCGACACCGTCCCCGACGCCGACCGCGTCGCCGCGCTCGTGCCGGAGTCCCGGTTCGCCGCGGCGCTCCGCGACGAGACCCTGACCGAACTCGCCGAGTGTGGAGGTACCCGATGA
- a CDS encoding glycosyltransferase family 2 protein, which produces MVHMNVDVILPCLDEADALPTVIGRLPEGYRAIVVDNGSTDGSAEVARAHGATVVTEPVKGFGSACAAGVAAATAEYVAFCDADASMDPAELPDLVARVADGRTDLALGRRVPTTRGAWAPHARFANRVLAILMRRATGYRLRDLGPMRVMRRADLVALDLQDRRSGYPLEMVLAAHAAGWRVDESDIGYAQRVGDSKVTGTLRGTVNAVRDMSRLLREYGREARPRTVAPGPVRHTAGSHTEGARP; this is translated from the coding sequence ATGGTCCACATGAACGTCGACGTGATCCTCCCCTGCCTGGACGAGGCCGACGCGCTCCCGACGGTGATCGGCCGGCTGCCCGAGGGCTACCGCGCGATCGTCGTCGACAACGGCTCGACCGACGGGTCGGCCGAGGTCGCGCGCGCCCACGGCGCCACCGTCGTGACCGAACCCGTCAAGGGCTTCGGGTCGGCCTGCGCCGCCGGTGTCGCGGCCGCGACCGCCGAGTACGTCGCCTTCTGCGACGCCGACGCCTCGATGGACCCGGCCGAGCTGCCCGACCTCGTGGCGCGCGTCGCCGACGGCCGCACCGACCTCGCCCTCGGCCGCCGCGTCCCGACCACGCGCGGCGCGTGGGCACCGCACGCCCGCTTCGCGAACCGCGTCCTCGCGATCCTCATGCGCCGCGCGACCGGCTACCGGCTGCGCGACCTCGGCCCGATGCGCGTCATGCGCCGCGCCGACCTCGTCGCGCTCGACCTGCAGGACCGCCGCAGCGGTTACCCGCTCGAGATGGTCCTCGCGGCGCACGCCGCGGGGTGGCGTGTCGACGAGTCCGACATCGGCTACGCCCAGCGCGTCGGCGACAGCAAGGTCACCGGCACGCTGCGGGGCACCGTCAACGCGGTGCGCGACATGTCGCGCCTGCTGCGCGAGTACGGCCGGGAGGCACGTCCCCGGACCGTCGCACCCGGTCCCGTCCGGCACACGGCCGGGTCCCACACGGAAGGAGCACGCCCATGA